In Neisseria brasiliensis, the following proteins share a genomic window:
- a CDS encoding 23S rRNA (adenine(2030)-N(6))-methyltransferase RlmJ gives MLSYRHAFHAGNHADMLKHFTLFLALEYFNRKDKPYWYIDTHSGAGLYDLGSSEAQKVGEYKQGIALLNQAQNLPNELAEFTGRLKQILPQTNLYCGSPWLAQVLTRDSDKLRLFELHPSDFQHLQNNMREARLGRRGIISQSDGYQGLIALLPPPTRRAVVLIDPPYEEKQDYQRVVQTLKEAQKRFESGCYMVWYPCLSREESRKLPEQLQKLSPQNYLHAELHVHTPRADGFGMHGSGMFIINPPYLLAEQLQNNLPALTDILAQDQGVNFVLDYQIK, from the coding sequence ATGCTCAGCTACCGCCACGCCTTTCATGCCGGCAACCATGCCGATATGCTCAAACATTTCACCCTGTTTCTCGCCTTAGAATATTTCAACCGCAAAGACAAACCCTATTGGTATATCGACACCCACAGCGGCGCCGGTTTATACGACTTGGGCAGCAGCGAAGCACAAAAAGTCGGGGAATACAAACAAGGCATTGCCCTGCTCAACCAAGCGCAAAACCTGCCCAACGAGCTGGCGGAGTTCACAGGCCGTCTGAAACAAATCCTACCGCAAACCAACCTTTATTGCGGCTCGCCTTGGCTGGCACAAGTCCTCACGCGCGACAGCGACAAGCTGCGATTATTTGAACTGCATCCGAGTGATTTTCAACATCTGCAAAACAATATGCGTGAAGCCCGCTTAGGCCGCCGTGGCATCATCAGCCAAAGCGACGGCTACCAAGGTTTGATTGCCCTGCTGCCGCCACCTACTCGCCGCGCCGTGGTGCTGATTGATCCGCCGTATGAAGAAAAACAGGATTACCAGCGTGTAGTGCAGACATTGAAAGAAGCACAAAAACGCTTCGAATCCGGCTGCTACATGGTGTGGTATCCATGCTTAAGCCGCGAAGAAAGCCGCAAATTGCCGGAGCAATTGCAAAAGCTGTCGCCGCAAAATTACCTGCACGCCGAATTACACGTCCACACGCCACGCGCCGACGGCTTCGGCATGCACGGCAGCGGCATGTTTATCATCAATCCTCCTTACCTTTTGGCCGAACAACTGCAAAACAACCTGCCCGCACTCACCGATATTTTGGCGCAAGACCAAGGGGTGAACTTTGTGTTGGATTATCAAATTAAATAA
- the ypfJ gene encoding KPN_02809 family neutral zinc metallopeptidase yields the protein MKWQGRRQSSNVEDRRGRSSGGGGGKTPGIIGIIVLLVGAYYGVDLSGLVGTPSVGMSQQSTLDNKLESQLNELSRVVLADTEQTWSKIFAQHGQQYRPAKMVLYTGGTSTACGTGQAAMGPFYCPGDQTVYLDLSFYEDMRTKLGASGDAAFAYVIAHEVGHHVQNLLGILPQVTQAQRGASKTQANALSVKLELQADCFAGIWARDSINQNLLDTNDVQEAMLAAESVGDDRLQKKSQGYVVHDSFTHGSSAERMAWLKRGIDSSDINQCNTFATN from the coding sequence ATGAAATGGCAAGGACGCAGACAAAGCTCAAATGTAGAAGACCGCCGCGGCAGAAGTAGCGGCGGTGGTGGCGGTAAAACGCCCGGCATTATCGGCATCATCGTGTTGCTGGTCGGCGCTTATTACGGTGTCGATTTATCCGGTTTGGTCGGCACCCCAAGCGTGGGCATGAGCCAGCAATCCACGCTCGATAACAAATTGGAAAGCCAATTAAACGAGCTCTCGCGCGTGGTATTGGCCGATACCGAACAAACTTGGAGCAAGATTTTCGCTCAACACGGCCAGCAATACCGTCCGGCCAAAATGGTGCTCTACACCGGCGGCACCTCCACCGCCTGCGGCACCGGTCAGGCAGCCATGGGGCCTTTCTATTGTCCGGGCGACCAAACCGTTTACTTGGATTTGTCGTTTTATGAAGACATGCGCACCAAACTGGGTGCATCCGGCGATGCTGCCTTTGCCTACGTGATTGCCCATGAAGTCGGCCACCATGTGCAAAACCTGTTGGGCATTTTGCCACAAGTGACCCAAGCGCAACGCGGTGCAAGCAAAACCCAAGCCAATGCCTTATCAGTGAAACTTGAATTGCAGGCCGACTGCTTTGCCGGCATTTGGGCGCGCGATTCCATCAACCAAAACCTGCTCGACACCAATGACGTGCAAGAAGCCATGCTGGCCGCCGAATCTGTGGGCGACGATCGCCTGCAGAAAAAATCGCAAGGTTATGTCGTGCACGACAGCTTCACCCACGGCTCATCTGCCGAGCGCATGGCATGGTTGAAACGCGGTATCGACAGCAGTGACATCAACCAATGCAATACTTTCGCCACCAATTGA
- a CDS encoding peptidylprolyl isomerase — MIILHTNKGDIKIELDFDKAPVTAANFEQYVKEGFYDGVIFHRVIKGFMIQGGGMDENMSEKNTHEPIQNEAGNGLSNDKYTIAMARTSDPHSASAQFFINTADNAFLNHRSKEMHGRNVVQEWGYAVFGKVVEGFDVVDAIEGVATKRHSYHDDVPTEAVIITKAEAV; from the coding sequence ATGATTATTCTGCACACCAACAAAGGCGACATCAAAATCGAATTGGATTTTGACAAAGCACCGGTAACCGCGGCCAACTTCGAACAATACGTTAAAGAAGGCTTTTACGACGGCGTGATTTTCCACCGCGTGATTAAAGGCTTTATGATTCAAGGTGGCGGCATGGATGAAAACATGAGCGAAAAAAACACCCACGAGCCGATTCAAAACGAAGCAGGCAACGGCTTATCTAACGATAAATACACCATTGCCATGGCACGCACTTCCGACCCACACTCGGCCAGCGCGCAATTTTTCATCAACACTGCCGACAACGCATTCTTGAACCACCGTTCAAAAGAAATGCACGGTCGCAATGTGGTGCAAGAATGGGGTTATGCCGTATTCGGTAAAGTGGTTGAAGGCTTTGATGTTGTGGACGCAATTGAAGGTGTGGCCACCAAACGCCACAGCTACCACGATGATGTGCCGACTGAAGCAGTGATCATCACCAAAGCCGAAGCAGTTTAA
- a CDS encoding SLC13 family permease, whose protein sequence is MDLHAKDKSEHAENVELLSAQKPITDFKGLIITLVAAVLCYGIYHILPYETNANKGLALLLFVAILWFTEAVHITITALMVPVAGAILAFPEMDIKKAMAGFADPTIYIFFGGFALATAMHMQRLDRKIAVSLLMLSRGNMKAAVLMMFGVTAFLSMWISNTATAAMMLPLAMGMMDHLDKEKDRKTFVFVLLGIAYCASIGGLGTVVGSPPNMIAAKALDLDFVEWMKLGLPMMLLILPLMLLALFIILKPNLNDRVEVKAEVIPWTLHRVIALMIFLVTACAWIFSSKIKAAFGIANPDTVIALMAAIAVVVFGVAQWKEVARNTDWGVLMLFGGGISLSALLQQSGASLALGQQVATTFSGAHPLLVILVVAAFIIFLTEFTSNTASAALLVPIFATIAAQMGLPEEVLVFVIGIGASCAFMLPVATPPNAIVFGTGMIRQKEMMNVGILLNIMCVFLVAFWAYFMLM, encoded by the coding sequence ATGGATTTACATGCAAAAGACAAATCCGAACACGCGGAAAACGTCGAGCTGCTCAGTGCACAAAAGCCGATTACAGACTTTAAAGGCCTGATTATCACGCTGGTGGCCGCTGTGCTCTGCTACGGCATTTACCACATTCTGCCTTACGAAACCAATGCCAACAAAGGTTTGGCTTTATTGCTTTTCGTGGCAATTTTGTGGTTTACCGAAGCGGTACACATCACCATTACCGCACTGATGGTACCGGTGGCCGGTGCGATTTTGGCGTTTCCGGAAATGGATATCAAAAAAGCCATGGCCGGTTTTGCCGACCCGACCATCTATATTTTCTTCGGTGGTTTTGCCTTGGCAACGGCCATGCACATGCAGCGCCTTGACCGAAAAATTGCCGTCAGCCTGCTGATGCTCTCTCGCGGCAACATGAAAGCCGCCGTCTTGATGATGTTTGGTGTAACCGCGTTCTTATCCATGTGGATCAGCAACACCGCCACCGCCGCGATGATGCTGCCGTTGGCCATGGGTATGATGGATCACTTGGATAAAGAAAAAGACCGCAAAACCTTCGTTTTCGTGCTGCTGGGTATCGCTTATTGCGCCAGCATCGGTGGCTTGGGTACCGTAGTCGGCTCCCCGCCGAACATGATTGCTGCCAAAGCATTGGATTTAGACTTTGTCGAATGGATGAAACTTGGTCTGCCGATGATGCTGCTGATTTTGCCGCTGATGTTGCTGGCTTTGTTTATCATTCTGAAGCCGAATTTAAACGATCGTGTTGAAGTTAAAGCCGAAGTGATTCCGTGGACCTTACACCGCGTCATCGCCTTGATGATTTTCTTGGTAACCGCCTGCGCGTGGATTTTCAGCTCGAAAATCAAAGCCGCATTCGGCATCGCCAATCCGGATACCGTGATTGCTTTGATGGCCGCGATTGCCGTGGTGGTGTTTGGTGTGGCGCAATGGAAAGAAGTTGCCCGCAACACCGACTGGGGCGTATTGATGCTCTTCGGTGGTGGTATCAGCTTGAGCGCATTGCTGCAACAATCCGGTGCATCGCTGGCTTTGGGTCAACAAGTGGCCACCACTTTCTCAGGCGCGCATCCATTGCTGGTGATTTTGGTGGTGGCGGCGTTCATCATCTTCCTGACTGAATTTACCAGTAACACCGCTTCTGCCGCGCTGTTGGTGCCAATTTTTGCCACCATCGCCGCACAAATGGGCTTGCCTGAAGAAGTATTGGTATTCGTCATTGGTATTGGTGCATCGTGTGCATTTATGCTGCCGGTGGCCACACCACCAAATGCGATTGTGTTCGGCACCGGCATGATTCGTCAGAAAGAAATGATGAATGTCGGCATCTTGCTCAACATCATGTGTGTATTCTTAGTGGCTTTCTGGGCATACTTTATGTTGATGTAA
- the hemB gene encoding porphobilinogen synthase has translation MNFPSRFVSATRMRRMRKDDFSRRLMREHTLTADDLIYPVFVLEGEGAEENVPSMPGVKRQSLDKLLFTAEEALNLGIPMLALFPVVTQNKTELAEEAYNPEGLVPTVVRTLREKFPELGIMTDVALDPYTIHGQDGLTDADGYVMNDETIEVLVKQALCHADAGAQVVAPSDMMDGRILAIREALEDADHIHTRIMAYSAKYASAFYGPFRDAVGSSGNLGKADKKTYQMDPANTNEALQEVALDLQEGADMVMVKPGMPYLDVVRRVKDKFGVPTYAYQVSGEYSMLQAAIQNGWLDGEKVILESLLAFKRAGADGILTYYAIEAAKMLRAK, from the coding sequence ATGAATTTCCCATCTCGCTTTGTTTCTGCAACCCGTATGCGCCGTATGCGCAAAGATGATTTCTCCCGCCGCCTGATGCGCGAGCATACTTTGACGGCTGATGATTTGATTTATCCGGTCTTCGTATTGGAAGGCGAAGGCGCGGAAGAAAATGTGCCTTCTATGCCGGGTGTGAAGCGTCAAAGCTTGGATAAATTATTGTTCACCGCAGAAGAAGCCTTAAATTTGGGCATTCCGATGTTGGCTCTGTTTCCTGTCGTGACACAAAACAAAACCGAATTGGCCGAAGAAGCTTACAATCCGGAAGGCTTGGTGCCGACTGTGGTGCGCACCTTGCGTGAAAAATTTCCTGAATTGGGCATCATGACTGATGTCGCGCTCGACCCTTACACCATCCACGGCCAAGACGGTTTAACCGATGCCGATGGTTATGTGATGAACGATGAAACCATCGAAGTATTGGTCAAACAAGCTTTGTGCCATGCCGATGCTGGTGCGCAAGTGGTGGCACCTTCCGACATGATGGACGGACGCATTTTAGCCATTCGTGAAGCCTTGGAAGATGCCGACCATATCCACACCCGCATTATGGCCTACTCTGCCAAATATGCTTCTGCCTTTTACGGCCCCTTCCGCGATGCCGTGGGCAGCTCGGGCAATTTAGGTAAAGCCGATAAAAAAACCTACCAAATGGATCCGGCCAACACCAACGAAGCTTTGCAAGAAGTTGCTTTGGATCTTCAAGAAGGTGCGGATATGGTGATGGTGAAACCGGGCATGCCTTATCTGGATGTCGTCCGCCGCGTCAAAGATAAATTCGGCGTGCCAACTTACGCTTACCAAGTATCCGGTGAATATTCTATGTTGCAAGCGGCGATTCAAAATGGTTGGCTGGATGGCGAGAAAGTGATCTTGGAAAGTTTGCTCGCTTTCAAGCGCGCCGGTGCTGATGGCATTCTGACTTACTACGCCATTGAAGCGGCAAAAATGCTGCGTGCTAAATAA
- a CDS encoding DUF6973 domain-containing protein, translating to MTHTQLLILTLSGLLLAGCQSYRDDQSRRSKIAQFFISHPVAAQAIGVEDKKSTNITSNAARLSQRTGLDNQANGDGRGTQVNAVRHTLWQAAIASQFDSDIAERIGNAYLNDTDVREGKTDYYSRLAADQAVDLRNNIIGRNIGSDKPAADMKTLAHDVLLHYHKVGLWTANQTRSKGRKVWRISQNKLSTIEYKKALANLASLNSDGMNAKEQLEYSSGTLRDISKSVQAISKVQD from the coding sequence ATGACACATACTCAATTACTCATTCTGACCTTGAGCGGCTTATTGCTGGCCGGCTGCCAAAGTTACCGAGATGACCAAAGCCGCCGCAGCAAAATCGCCCAATTTTTTATTAGTCACCCCGTTGCTGCACAAGCTATTGGCGTTGAAGATAAAAAATCTACCAATATCACCAGCAATGCTGCCCGTCTATCGCAACGCACCGGTTTGGATAACCAAGCCAACGGTGATGGCCGTGGCACACAAGTCAATGCCGTCCGCCATACTTTGTGGCAGGCAGCCATCGCCTCACAATTTGACAGTGACATAGCTGAACGTATCGGTAATGCCTACCTGAACGACACCGATGTACGCGAGGGCAAAACCGATTATTACAGTCGTCTGGCTGCCGACCAAGCTGTCGATCTGCGCAACAACATCATCGGCCGCAATATTGGTAGCGATAAGCCGGCTGCCGATATGAAAACACTGGCGCATGATGTTTTACTCCATTATCACAAAGTCGGTTTGTGGACAGCCAATCAAACCAGATCCAAAGGACGAAAAGTTTGGCGTATCAGTCAAAATAAATTGAGCACAATAGAATATAAAAAAGCTCTTGCCAACTTGGCATCCTTAAATTCAGATGGCATGAATGCAAAAGAGCAGCTCGAATATTCTTCTGGCACATTGCGTGACATCAGCAAATCAGTGCAGGCCATCAGCAAGGTTCAAGATTAA
- the hscB gene encoding Fe-S protein assembly co-chaperone HscB: MSQYFNLFQLPAQFDLDEQKLEQTYRDLAARFHPDKFAAASTFEQKQAVMMSATINEAYQTLKNPIDRASYLLKAQNIEADAPEHTAFSPEFLMQQMEWRETLMDAQMAQDQAAIAALDEEILNEQQSLFAALNSAFAKEDYDNAAQLVRHCRFLNKLRSEIAAAL; encoded by the coding sequence ATGAGCCAATATTTCAACCTATTCCAACTGCCAGCCCAATTCGATCTTGATGAACAAAAGCTCGAACAAACCTATCGCGATTTAGCGGCGCGTTTTCACCCCGACAAATTCGCTGCAGCTTCTACTTTCGAGCAAAAACAGGCAGTGATGATGTCGGCTACCATCAATGAAGCTTACCAAACCTTAAAAAATCCGATCGACCGTGCTTCCTATTTATTAAAAGCACAAAATATTGAAGCTGATGCACCGGAACACACAGCTTTCTCACCGGAATTTTTGATGCAGCAAATGGAATGGCGCGAAACCTTGATGGATGCCCAAATGGCACAAGACCAAGCAGCGATTGCCGCTTTAGATGAAGAAATTCTCAACGAACAACAATCACTGTTTGCCGCACTCAACAGCGCATTCGCCAAAGAAGATTACGACAACGCCGCCCAACTGGTTCGCCACTGCCGTTTCTTGAATAAACTGCGCAGCGAAATCGCCGCCGCTTTATAA
- the iscA gene encoding iron-sulfur cluster assembly protein IscA — MITLTENAAKHINGYLEKRGKGLGVRLGVKTSGCSGMAYNLEFVDEADAMDTVFEAFGAKVFVDPKSLVYLDGTQVDYTKEGLQEGFKFENPNVKDSCGCGESFHV; from the coding sequence ATGATTACGCTGACCGAAAATGCAGCCAAACACATCAACGGCTATTTGGAAAAACGCGGCAAAGGCTTAGGCGTACGCTTGGGCGTGAAGACCAGCGGCTGCTCGGGCATGGCTTATAATCTTGAATTTGTCGATGAAGCCGATGCAATGGATACTGTTTTTGAAGCCTTTGGCGCCAAAGTATTCGTCGATCCAAAAAGTCTGGTTTACTTAGACGGCACACAAGTCGATTACACCAAAGAAGGTTTGCAGGAAGGTTTCAAATTTGAAAACCCGAATGTGAAAGATTCTTGCGGTTGCGGTGAGAGCTTCCACGTGTAA
- the iscU gene encoding Fe-S cluster assembly scaffold IscU translates to MAYSDKVIDHYENPRNVGTFDKGDDTVGTGMVGAPACGDVMRLQIKVNDEGIIEDAKFKTYGCGSAIASSSLITEWVKGKSLDDALAIKNSDIAEELELPPVKVHCSILAEDAVKAAVADYRKKKEV, encoded by the coding sequence ATGGCATACAGCGATAAAGTAATTGATCATTACGAAAACCCACGCAACGTCGGCACTTTCGACAAAGGCGATGATACCGTCGGCACCGGCATGGTCGGTGCACCAGCTTGTGGCGATGTAATGCGCCTGCAAATCAAAGTTAACGATGAAGGCATTATTGAAGATGCCAAATTCAAAACCTACGGCTGTGGCTCTGCCATCGCCTCTTCTAGCCTGATTACCGAATGGGTGAAAGGCAAGAGCTTGGACGACGCTTTGGCAATTAAAAACAGCGACATCGCCGAAGAATTGGAATTGCCACCGGTAAAAGTCCACTGCTCAATTTTGGCCGAAGATGCGGTGAAAGCAGCGGTTGCCGACTACCGTAAGAAAAAAGAAGTTTAA
- a CDS encoding IscS subfamily cysteine desulfurase: protein MSVNTPVYLDYAATTPVDKRVAEKMIPYLTELFGNPASNSHSFGWTAEEAVEEARANIAALIHADPKEVVFTSGATESNNLAIKGAAHFYKSKGKHLITVKTEHKAVLDTMRELERQGFEVTYLDVQENGLVDLEVLKAAIREDTILVSVMWVNNEIGVVQDIPAIGEICRERKIIFHVDAAQACGKIPVDVEAAKVDLLSMSGHKVYGPKGIGALYVRRKPRVRLEAQMHGGGHERGFRSGTLATHQIVGMGEAFRLAKEELEQDTAHYLKLRDVFLKGIEGIEEVYINGDLEHRVPNNLNVSFNFVEGESLIMAVKELAVSSGSACTSASLEPSYVLRALGRNDELAHSSLRITFGRMTTEEEVAYAAELIKSKIDKLRELSPLWEMHLDGIDLNTIEWAAH from the coding sequence ATGTCTGTTAACACCCCTGTATATTTAGACTATGCTGCGACCACACCGGTTGACAAACGCGTTGCCGAAAAAATGATTCCTTATTTAACCGAATTATTCGGCAACCCAGCTTCCAACAGCCACAGCTTTGGCTGGACTGCTGAAGAAGCGGTTGAAGAAGCACGCGCCAACATCGCAGCTTTGATTCACGCCGATCCGAAAGAAGTCGTGTTTACCAGCGGCGCCACCGAATCCAACAACTTGGCCATTAAAGGCGCGGCGCACTTCTACAAAAGTAAAGGCAAACACTTAATCACCGTGAAAACCGAGCACAAAGCCGTGCTCGACACCATGCGCGAATTGGAACGCCAAGGCTTTGAAGTGACTTATCTGGATGTACAGGAAAACGGCTTGGTAGATTTGGAAGTGTTGAAAGCCGCCATCCGTGAAGACACCATTTTGGTTTCCGTAATGTGGGTCAACAACGAAATCGGCGTGGTGCAAGATATTCCTGCCATCGGCGAAATCTGCCGCGAACGCAAAATCATTTTCCACGTTGATGCTGCCCAAGCCTGCGGTAAAATTCCGGTTGATGTTGAAGCAGCTAAAGTGGATTTACTGTCTATGTCCGGCCACAAAGTTTACGGCCCTAAAGGTATTGGTGCTTTGTATGTGCGCCGCAAACCACGCGTACGCTTAGAAGCACAAATGCACGGTGGCGGCCATGAGCGCGGTTTCCGCAGCGGCACCTTGGCAACCCACCAAATCGTCGGCATGGGCGAAGCCTTCCGCTTGGCGAAAGAAGAATTGGAACAAGACACCGCCCATTACCTGAAATTGCGCGACGTGTTCTTGAAAGGCATTGAAGGCATTGAAGAAGTGTACATCAACGGCGATTTGGAACACCGCGTACCAAACAACCTGAATGTCAGCTTCAACTTCGTCGAAGGCGAAAGCTTGATTATGGCTGTGAAAGAATTGGCCGTATCCAGCGGTTCGGCGTGTACTTCCGCTTCATTGGAGCCTTCTTATGTATTACGCGCACTGGGCCGCAACGACGAATTGGCGCACTCTTCCCTGCGCATTACCTTCGGCCGCATGACCACCGAAGAAGAAGTGGCTTACGCTGCTGAGTTGATTAAATCAAAAATTGACAAACTGCGCGAATTATCGCCACTGTGGGAAATGCATTTGGACGGTATCGACTTGAATACCATCGAATGGGCCGCACATTAA
- the iscR gene encoding Fe-S cluster assembly transcriptional regulator IscR has translation MRLTTKGRFAVTAMIDLAMNAQTGAVKLSAISERQSISLSYLEQLFSKLRRAQLVESLRGPGGGYILAAPASEINIAQIIEAAEDKLDATQCSSKANCHHGVPCLTHDLWENLNTTINNYLSSITLQSIIEKKHTENDGKVVTFTHIH, from the coding sequence ATGAGACTAACCACTAAAGGCCGCTTTGCCGTGACGGCCATGATCGACTTGGCGATGAACGCACAAACCGGCGCCGTCAAGCTCAGCGCCATCAGCGAGCGGCAAAGCATTTCCCTCTCTTATCTCGAACAGCTTTTCAGCAAGTTGCGTCGTGCGCAATTGGTGGAAAGCTTGCGCGGCCCGGGCGGCGGTTATATTCTGGCTGCCCCTGCCTCTGAAATCAATATTGCCCAAATTATCGAAGCGGCTGAAGACAAGCTCGACGCGACCCAATGCAGCAGCAAAGCCAACTGCCACCACGGTGTCCCTTGCCTGACGCACGATTTATGGGAAAATCTCAATACGACCATCAACAATTATTTGAGCAGCATCACCCTGCAAAGCATTATTGAGAAAAAGCATACTGAAAACGACGGCAAAGTCGTCACGTTTACACACATCCATTAA
- a CDS encoding ATP phosphoribosyltransferase regulatory subunit: MQSWQLPEHVADVLPTNARQLESAREQLLALFRVHGYELVQPPLMEYSNSLLTHIDAGLSLKTIRVADQISGRQLGIRADITPQVARIDAHLLSANNGINRLCYAGSVLHARPDGFLKTREPLQVGAELYGFTDIAADIEVVDLMLKSMKIADLGELLLSLGHVGVFRALAQAAQLNEEQAAQLLALMQDKDAQAVANEVKAWKLDGMWAKAFTLLPSLYGGREVLTEARAKLPDLFAVGQALDELQAICDAFPEQNVHIDLSELRVDNYHTGLLYAAYGSKSHDAVARGGRYDGLGEYFGRSRPATGFSFDLRSFIGRLPKIDRQSVVMVAQKDVLNAKQAIEDLREQGQCVIVDYGMEHNGSKDIAGRLKEIDGEWKIIEIN; this comes from the coding sequence ATGCAATCTTGGCAATTACCCGAGCATGTTGCTGATGTTTTGCCGACAAATGCCCGCCAATTGGAAAGCGCACGCGAGCAATTGTTGGCTTTATTCCGCGTGCACGGTTATGAATTGGTGCAGCCGCCGCTGATGGAATACAGCAATTCGCTGCTTACCCACATCGATGCGGGCTTGTCGCTGAAAACCATCCGCGTGGCCGACCAAATCAGCGGCCGCCAATTGGGTATCCGCGCGGACATTACCCCGCAAGTAGCACGTATCGATGCGCATTTGCTTTCTGCCAATAACGGCATTAACCGTTTGTGTTACGCCGGTTCGGTATTGCATGCGCGTCCTGACGGTTTTCTGAAAACGCGTGAGCCTTTGCAGGTCGGGGCGGAGCTTTACGGCTTTACTGATATCGCTGCTGATATTGAAGTCGTTGACTTGATGCTCAAAAGCATGAAAATCGCCGATTTGGGTGAGTTGCTATTGTCTTTGGGGCATGTTGGCGTGTTTCGTGCTTTGGCGCAGGCAGCGCAACTAAATGAAGAGCAAGCTGCGCAATTATTGGCTTTAATGCAGGATAAAGATGCCCAAGCCGTAGCCAATGAAGTGAAAGCATGGAAACTAGACGGCATGTGGGCAAAAGCGTTTACTTTGTTGCCAAGCTTATATGGTGGCCGTGAAGTATTAACTGAAGCACGTGCTAAATTGCCGGATTTGTTTGCTGTTGGTCAGGCTTTAGATGAATTGCAAGCGATTTGCGATGCCTTCCCTGAGCAAAATGTGCACATCGACTTATCGGAATTGCGTGTTGATAATTACCACACCGGTTTGCTGTATGCTGCTTATGGCTCGAAAAGCCATGATGCTGTCGCGCGTGGTGGCCGTTATGATGGATTGGGCGAATATTTTGGGCGTTCGCGTCCGGCCACCGGATTCAGTTTCGACTTACGCAGCTTTATCGGTCGCTTGCCAAAAATCGATCGCCAATCGGTGGTGATGGTGGCGCAAAAAGATGTGCTCAATGCCAAACAGGCGATTGAAGATTTGCGTGAACAAGGTCAGTGTGTGATTGTTGATTACGGCATGGAACACAATGGCTCAAAAGATATTGCAGGCCGTCTGAAAGAAATCGACGGTGAGTGGAAAATCATTGAAATTAATTAA